The Rhinoderma darwinii isolate aRhiDar2 chromosome 8, aRhiDar2.hap1, whole genome shotgun sequence genome has a window encoding:
- the LOC142659892 gene encoding uncharacterized protein LOC142659892 isoform X2 has product METDRNHRSHKMTEQILNLTLEIIYLLTGEDYTVVKKSGECVAPNSYPNVSGGWSESQGPIMVPPALIQERSHERKILEITNKIIQMLTGEVPIRCQDITVYFSMEEWEYLEGHKDQYKDVMTEDHRPLTPEPPAAVDGSSKSNSPESCPPPLYSQDGPGENPNVPLDHQIDDLIIVKVEEIEGDDEYFKGDLPCTEAENPTNISAGEQ; this is encoded by the exons ATGGAGACGGACAGGAATCACAGGAGTCACAAAATGACTGAGCAGATCTTAAACCTCaccctggagatcatctacctgctgactggagag GATTACACGGTAGTGAAGAAATCTGGTGAGTGTGTGGCACCCAACTCCTATCCTAATGTGTCCGGAGGGTGGAGTGAGAGCCAAGGCCCCATCATGGTGCCTCCAGCACTGATACAAGAGAGAAGCCATGAGCGGAAGATCCTGGAGATCACCAATAAGATCATTCagatgctgactggagag gtccctataaggtgtcaggacatcactgtctatttctccatggaggagtgggaataTTTAGAGGGACACAAGGAtcagtacaaggacgtcatgacggAGGACCACCGGCCCCTCACACCAGAACCACCAGCCGCAGTGG atggatccagtaaaaGTAACTCCCCAGAGAGTTGTCCCCCTcccctttattctcaggatgGTCCAGGGGAAAATCCTAATGTCCCACTGGATCATCAG ATTGATGACCTGATTATTGTCAAAGTGGAAGAGATCGAGGGAGACGACGAGTATTTCAAAGGTGATCTCCCATGTACGGAGGCGGAAAATCCTACCAATATCAGCGCAGGTGAGCAATAA
- the LOC142659892 gene encoding uncharacterized protein LOC142659892 isoform X1, with product METDRNHRSHKMTEQILNLTLEIIYLLTGEDYTVVKKSGECVAPNSYPNVSGGWSESQGPIMVPPALIQERSHERKILEITNKIIQMLTGEVPIRCQDITVYFSMEEWEYLEGHKDQYKDVMTEDHRPLTPEPPAAVGKTRLSRLRKCGGEISFVGHLDRPLIPYKHCNQSLYVFLTDGSSKSNSPESCPPPLYSQDGPGENPNVPLDHQIDDLIIVKVEEIEGDDEYFKGDLPCTEAENPTNISAGEQ from the exons ATGGAGACGGACAGGAATCACAGGAGTCACAAAATGACTGAGCAGATCTTAAACCTCaccctggagatcatctacctgctgactggagag GATTACACGGTAGTGAAGAAATCTGGTGAGTGTGTGGCACCCAACTCCTATCCTAATGTGTCCGGAGGGTGGAGTGAGAGCCAAGGCCCCATCATGGTGCCTCCAGCACTGATACAAGAGAGAAGCCATGAGCGGAAGATCCTGGAGATCACCAATAAGATCATTCagatgctgactggagag gtccctataaggtgtcaggacatcactgtctatttctccatggaggagtgggaataTTTAGAGGGACACAAGGAtcagtacaaggacgtcatgacggAGGACCACCGGCCCCTCACACCAGAACCACCAGCCGCAGTGGGTAAGACGAGACTCTCCAGACTCCGTAAGTGTGGAGGAGAGATCAGTTTTGTGGGTCACCTAGATAGACCTCTAATCCCATATAAACATTGTAATCAGTCACTATATGTGTTtcttacagatggatccagtaaaaGTAACTCCCCAGAGAGTTGTCCCCCTcccctttattctcaggatgGTCCAGGGGAAAATCCTAATGTCCCACTGGATCATCAG ATTGATGACCTGATTATTGTCAAAGTGGAAGAGATCGAGGGAGACGACGAGTATTTCAAAGGTGATCTCCCATGTACGGAGGCGGAAAATCCTACCAATATCAGCGCAGGTGAGCAATAA